One stretch of Chlamydia abortus DNA includes these proteins:
- a CDS encoding class I SAM-dependent methyltransferase, whose translation MSRYFSNKKHRSYSKKKDAKSTSWEPIAEDYHKIVQSDGHYYHREVILPKLLPLLDVKSEDILVDVGCGQGVLERVLPKECGYLGIDISPSLISIARKLRRSPSHEFIVSDLTKTLRIENTRSFSTAVAILSLQNMEAPDRAMANVARLLCDQGRFFIVLNHPCFRIPRVSSWHYDEDKKLFSRKIDRYLSNMTIPIIAHPGKKQSESSISFHFPLSYWTQALSKHGFLIQSMEEWVSPKKSIGTRAKAENVSREEFPLFLLISCIKTHKN comes from the coding sequence ATGTCGCGATATTTTTCCAATAAAAAGCACCGTTCGTATTCCAAGAAAAAAGATGCCAAGTCTACATCTTGGGAGCCTATAGCTGAAGATTATCATAAGATCGTTCAGAGTGATGGGCATTACTATCATAGGGAAGTTATCCTTCCTAAATTACTTCCTTTACTCGATGTAAAATCAGAAGATATTTTGGTCGATGTGGGTTGTGGTCAAGGAGTTTTAGAACGGGTTCTCCCTAAGGAATGTGGCTATTTAGGTATAGATATCTCCCCGAGTTTGATTTCCATAGCAAGAAAATTGCGGAGATCACCATCTCATGAATTTATTGTTTCTGATCTTACAAAAACATTGAGAATAGAGAATACCCGATCTTTTTCCACAGCTGTCGCGATTTTATCCCTACAAAATATGGAGGCTCCGGATCGGGCAATGGCTAATGTTGCCAGGCTTCTTTGTGATCAGGGACGATTCTTTATTGTGTTAAATCATCCTTGTTTTCGTATTCCTAGAGTCTCTTCATGGCATTATGACGAAGATAAAAAGCTATTTTCAAGAAAGATCGACCGCTATCTTTCTAACATGACTATTCCCATTATTGCTCATCCGGGGAAGAAGCAGTCAGAATCTTCGATTTCTTTTCACTTTCCCTTAAGTTATTGGACCCAAGCATTATCAAAACATGGGTTCTTGATTCAAAGTATGGAAGAATGGGTATCCCCTAAAAAATCTATAGGAACACGGGCAAAGGCGGAAAACGTTAGTCGCGAAGAGTTTCCATTATTTTTATTAATCTCATGTATTAAAACACATAAGAATTAA
- the rpe gene encoding ribulose-phosphate 3-epimerase, with the protein MNNKQRPKTLIAPSIMGGDLACIGAEAKRIEESGADLIHIDVMDGHFVPNLTFGPGVIAAINRSTDIFLEVHAMIYTPFDFVEEFVKSGADRIIVHFEASEDLKELLSYIKKCGIQAGLAFSPETSIEFIPPFLPFCDVILLMSVHPGFCGQGFIPDIPDKIRFTKQAIKTMGLEGSCLIEVDGGINETSAKICREAGADILVAASYIFEKNEQTMEEKVLLLRGENHGIK; encoded by the coding sequence GTGAATAACAAACAACGTCCGAAGACATTAATCGCCCCCTCAATTATGGGAGGAGACCTTGCTTGCATAGGTGCAGAGGCAAAAAGAATAGAGGAATCGGGTGCAGACCTTATTCATATCGATGTTATGGATGGTCATTTCGTACCCAATCTCACTTTTGGTCCAGGAGTCATCGCAGCAATCAATAGATCCACAGACATCTTTTTAGAAGTGCATGCTATGATCTACACGCCGTTTGACTTTGTAGAAGAGTTTGTCAAATCCGGTGCGGATCGTATTATCGTACATTTCGAAGCCTCTGAAGATCTTAAAGAGTTATTGTCTTATATTAAAAAATGTGGAATACAAGCGGGGTTAGCTTTCTCTCCAGAAACCTCCATAGAATTTATACCTCCCTTCTTACCTTTTTGTGATGTCATACTGTTAATGTCCGTGCACCCAGGATTTTGTGGTCAGGGTTTTATTCCGGATATTCCAGACAAAATTCGCTTTACAAAACAGGCAATAAAAACCATGGGGTTAGAAGGTTCTTGCCTAATTGAGGTTGATGGGGGAATTAACGAAACTTCCGCAAAAATATGTCGTGAAGCAGGTGCGGATATTCTCGTGGCTGCATCATACATATTCGAAAAGAACGAACAGACTATGGAAGAAAAAGTTTTGCTACTTCGAGGAGAAAATCATGGTATTAAGTAG
- a CDS encoding DUF648 domain-containing protein, giving the protein MFKFFLSSFNKEPTYCDKIVSKLDNYFYFGGKQIEIVGRNEQTQEIICMSSSGRHVPIAEKIIKILSYVLLPIVCMALLIRFLLHQALHSKVVLINQQGAHTPCEAYLNQAKAIRNK; this is encoded by the coding sequence CTGTTTAAGTTCTTTTTAAGTTCTTTTAATAAAGAGCCCACTTATTGTGATAAAATAGTGTCTAAATTAGATAACTACTTCTATTTCGGCGGGAAACAAATAGAAATCGTCGGAAGAAATGAACAAACTCAGGAAATCATCTGCATGTCCAGTTCAGGGCGGCATGTGCCTATTGCTGAGAAGATCATAAAAATACTTTCTTATGTCTTACTGCCTATCGTATGCATGGCCTTGCTTATACGCTTCTTACTACATCAGGCATTGCATAGCAAGGTCGTCCTCATAAACCAACAGGGAGCACATACTCCTTGTGAGGCCTACTTAAATCAAGCTAAAGCTATCCGCAATAAATAG
- the accB gene encoding acetyl-CoA carboxylase biotin carboxyl carrier protein produces the protein MDLKQIEKLMIAMGRNSMKRFVIKREGLELELERDTGDKPNQEPVFYDSRLFAGFAQERPIPTDPNKTIAKDVAPEKTETESQQALGDFISSPLVGTFYSSPSPDSPSFVKPGDVVSEDTIVCIVEAMKVMNEVKAGMSGRVVEVLIANGDAVQFGSKLFRIVKAE, from the coding sequence ATGGATTTAAAGCAAATAGAAAAGCTCATGATTGCTATGGGACGTAATAGCATGAAGCGTTTTGTGATAAAACGTGAAGGGCTAGAGCTTGAATTGGAAAGAGACACAGGAGATAAACCTAATCAAGAACCCGTGTTTTACGACAGTAGGTTATTCGCAGGTTTTGCTCAGGAGCGCCCTATTCCTACCGATCCTAATAAAACAATCGCTAAAGATGTGGCTCCTGAAAAAACAGAAACTGAATCTCAACAAGCTCTTGGAGATTTTATTAGCTCTCCACTAGTAGGCACATTTTATAGTTCTCCTTCTCCAGACTCTCCATCTTTTGTTAAACCTGGTGATGTCGTTTCTGAAGATACCATTGTTTGTATCGTAGAAGCTATGAAAGTGATGAATGAAGTTAAAGCTGGTATGTCCGGTCGCGTTGTTGAAGTTCTCATCGCCAACGGCGACGCAGTACAATTTGGATCTAAGTTATTTCGTATAGTTAAAGCTGAGTAA
- a CDS encoding elongation factor P: MVLSSQLSVGMFISTKDGLYKVVAVSKVTGNKGESFIKASLKSADSEVIIERNFKIGQEIKEAQFESRNLEYLYIEDDHFLFLDLGNYEKIHIPKEIMKDNFLFLKAGVTVSALVYDNVVFSIELPHFLELMVSKTDFPGDSLLIAGGTKKALLETGIEITVPPFIEIGDIIKIDTRTCEYIQRV; the protein is encoded by the coding sequence ATGGTATTAAGTAGCCAGCTCTCTGTGGGAATGTTTATTTCCACAAAAGATGGTCTTTATAAAGTCGTGGCGGTTTCTAAAGTCACAGGCAATAAAGGGGAATCTTTTATCAAAGCTTCGTTAAAATCTGCCGATTCCGAAGTCATTATTGAAAGAAATTTTAAAATTGGCCAAGAAATAAAAGAAGCCCAGTTTGAATCCAGAAATCTTGAATATCTGTATATTGAGGATGACCACTTTCTTTTCCTTGATTTGGGAAATTATGAAAAAATCCATATCCCTAAAGAAATCATGAAGGATAATTTTTTATTCTTAAAAGCAGGAGTCACCGTTTCTGCCTTGGTTTATGATAATGTTGTTTTTTCTATAGAGTTGCCTCACTTCTTAGAGTTGATGGTGTCTAAAACAGATTTCCCCGGGGATTCACTTTTAATTGCCGGTGGTACAAAAAAAGCTTTATTAGAAACAGGCATCGAAATTACAGTACCTCCTTTCATAGAAATTGGGGATATTATAAAAATTGATACGCGCACGTGTGAATATATTCAACGCGTCTAA
- a CDS encoding YhjD/YihY/BrkB family envelope integrity protein, producing MFRKLSLFSKKKKNPKSGFRNHHIIRSFLLAPRVLLRNEVSKEACVLSYYGLFSCIPILVFFLRLSQHLFANLDWKEWLLVKFPDYKGPILAIVEAAYHSTTSNIGLVLVGSFFVFCWAGILMLLSLEDSLNKIFRTGWTPISIQRLISYFIITLVSPMIFIIVCGSWIYITQIMPVEYAKLFSLSHSITALYVFSRLTPYFFIYFALFCCYAFLPRVSVQKTAALVASLTAGTIWITFQKVFFCLQVYLFNYSFTYGALVALPSFLLLLYLYAMIYLFGGAFTFLIQNQGCNFIFPSEAYLPNCYIKLVVCTYILSVISKDFDQASTPPTAKMIAKNSKIPIGEISQCLDILENEGLILSYKRAYKPTHKISGLTIKDIVEQLLHLKAFNQIHPDAALSLIQNSLRNMFDQATKNPHNLTLTDIAGKIQ from the coding sequence ATGTTTCGAAAGCTCTCGCTATTTTCAAAAAAAAAAAAGAATCCAAAGTCGGGATTTCGAAATCATCATATCATCAGGTCTTTCCTACTTGCTCCTAGGGTGTTATTAAGAAATGAGGTTTCTAAAGAAGCCTGTGTTTTGAGTTATTACGGTTTGTTTAGTTGCATACCCATACTTGTCTTTTTCTTAAGGCTATCCCAACATCTTTTTGCCAACCTGGACTGGAAGGAGTGGCTTCTTGTTAAATTTCCTGATTATAAAGGACCTATCCTGGCGATTGTTGAAGCCGCTTATCATTCTACAACGAGTAATATAGGTTTAGTCCTGGTAGGAAGCTTCTTTGTCTTTTGCTGGGCAGGGATTCTTATGCTCTTATCTTTGGAAGATAGTTTGAATAAGATCTTTAGAACTGGGTGGACGCCTATATCCATTCAGAGATTGATTTCTTATTTCATCATCACGCTAGTTAGTCCAATGATTTTCATTATTGTTTGTGGATCATGGATTTACATTACACAAATCATGCCTGTAGAGTATGCCAAGCTGTTTTCTTTAAGCCATTCGATTACTGCGTTATATGTGTTTTCACGTCTTACCCCCTATTTTTTTATCTACTTTGCTTTGTTTTGTTGTTATGCGTTCTTGCCGAGAGTTTCTGTACAAAAGACCGCAGCGCTCGTGGCTTCCTTAACAGCAGGGACTATCTGGATCACGTTTCAAAAGGTGTTCTTTTGTTTGCAGGTGTACTTATTTAACTATAGCTTTACTTATGGAGCTTTGGTCGCCTTACCTTCATTTTTACTTCTTCTTTATCTTTATGCGATGATTTATCTTTTTGGAGGGGCGTTTACTTTTCTCATTCAAAATCAGGGATGCAATTTTATTTTTCCTTCAGAGGCATACCTCCCTAATTGCTATATCAAACTCGTGGTATGCACGTATATTCTTTCCGTGATATCGAAAGATTTTGATCAAGCCTCTACACCGCCTACGGCAAAGATGATCGCGAAAAACTCGAAGATTCCCATTGGGGAGATCTCTCAATGTTTAGACATTTTAGAAAATGAAGGTTTAATTCTCTCTTATAAGAGAGCGTATAAGCCTACTCATAAAATTTCAGGGCTCACTATTAAAGATATCGTTGAGCAACTTCTCCACCTAAAAGCATTTAACCAAATCCATCCAGACGCAGCGCTAAGTTTAATACAAAATAGTCTGAGAAATATGTTTGATCAAGCAACGAAAAATCCTCACAACCTAACCCTTACAGATATTGCCGGAAAGATACAATGA
- a CDS encoding IncA family protein has protein sequence MTSTVESATSTMLVNNPLSLSEGGRADEHTVVPMATQLPSPSLPAVTPAQKLVIPEVRVSLLQRIFHLIKIISAVSLLAVGIAALICLQFGVAVSTLSLVLMIAIMLVSFVIVIMVIQDSTPSQVARRMKQQLHQFSQENTRLHQEVNTLVSANIELTRQIAELKQLHEQLSDFGNKLETCTGEFDDLISEFKVNLEAFKSLGNRVETIVSPFERLAASLTEVFSKEAVKNMVDAVSALRLEMGTLKTHVDETRAVLQQLQSDARLREQHLLYLEQRKEELESICSILSASIEQLRSSTSNLQAVESRIVSAVNEDTRRASLASTAVTEHADIPRDPNRDPRGGRGGQSSPSVPLSAIRSTSERRRIINYDDQGFPIYDQ, from the coding sequence ATGACATCGACGGTAGAATCTGCTACAAGCACTATGCTAGTAAATAACCCCTTGTCTCTTTCTGAAGGTGGTAGAGCAGATGAACATACGGTCGTACCTATGGCAACTCAATTACCAAGTCCTTCCTTACCAGCAGTTACACCTGCTCAAAAGCTAGTTATTCCTGAGGTTAGGGTTTCGCTGCTTCAGCGCATTTTCCATCTCATTAAAATTATTTCTGCTGTTTCATTGCTTGCGGTAGGTATAGCTGCTTTAATTTGCTTACAATTCGGCGTTGCTGTTTCCACTCTTTCTCTTGTTCTCATGATTGCCATTATGCTCGTTTCGTTTGTCATTGTCATTATGGTCATTCAGGATAGCACACCTTCTCAAGTGGCGCGTCGAATGAAACAACAACTGCATCAATTTAGCCAAGAAAACACACGCTTACATCAAGAAGTCAATACTTTAGTATCTGCAAATATTGAGCTTACGCGCCAAATTGCAGAACTTAAACAGTTGCATGAGCAGCTGTCTGATTTCGGCAATAAACTGGAAACATGTACTGGAGAATTTGATGACCTGATCTCAGAATTTAAGGTGAACTTAGAAGCGTTCAAATCTTTAGGTAATCGAGTTGAGACCATAGTCTCTCCATTTGAGCGTTTAGCGGCATCGTTAACTGAGGTATTCTCCAAAGAGGCGGTGAAAAACATGGTGGATGCTGTGAGTGCTTTGAGATTGGAAATGGGAACATTAAAAACACATGTGGATGAGACTCGAGCTGTTCTACAACAGCTACAATCTGATGCTCGACTAAGAGAGCAGCATTTACTTTACTTAGAACAGCGTAAGGAAGAGTTAGAATCTATTTGTTCAATTCTATCAGCTTCCATTGAACAATTGCGTAGTTCTACTTCTAACTTACAAGCTGTCGAGAGCCGTATTGTGAGTGCTGTCAATGAGGATACGAGGCGTGCATCATTGGCCTCTACCGCAGTGACGGAACATGCGGATATCCCGAGAGATCCGAATAGAGACCCCCGTGGTGGAAGGGGTGGACAGAGCTCCCCTAGCGTTCCTTTATCAGCAATCAGGAGTACGTCAGAAAGGCGTAGAATCATCAATTATGATGATCAAGGCTTCCCAATATATGACCAGTAA
- the accC gene encoding acetyl-CoA carboxylase biotin carboxylase subunit gives MKKVLIANRGEIAVRIIRACHDLGLATVAVYSLADQEALHVLLADEAVCIGEPQAAKSYLKISNILAACEITGADAVHPGYGFLSENANFASICESCGLTFIGPSSESIATMGDKIAAKQLAKKVKCPVIPGSEGIIKDEAEGLKIAEKIGFPIVIKAVAGGGGRGIRIVKEKDEFFRAFSAARAEAEAGFNNPDVYIEKFIENPRHLEVQILGDKHGNYVHLGERDCTVQRRRQKLIEETPSPILTPELRAKVGKVAVDLARSANYHSVGTLEFLLDKDKKFYFMEMNTRIQVEHTITEEVTGIDLLKEQIYVAMGNKLTWKQKNIVFKGHVIQCRINAEDPSNNFAPSPGRLDYYLPPAGPSIRLDGACYSGYAIPPYYDSMIAKVISKGKNREEAIAIMKRALKEFHIGGVHSTIPFHQFMLDNPKFINSDYDINYVDHLLSQGNSLF, from the coding sequence ATGAAAAAAGTCTTAATCGCTAATCGCGGAGAAATTGCAGTGCGTATTATACGTGCTTGTCATGATCTGGGATTGGCCACAGTTGCAGTATATTCCCTGGCAGATCAAGAAGCCCTACACGTGCTACTAGCAGATGAAGCCGTGTGTATAGGAGAGCCTCAAGCGGCTAAATCCTACTTAAAAATATCGAATATTCTCGCTGCTTGTGAAATTACAGGAGCAGATGCTGTTCATCCCGGCTACGGTTTTTTAAGTGAAAATGCTAATTTCGCTTCCATATGCGAAAGCTGTGGTCTGACTTTTATTGGTCCTAGCTCAGAATCTATAGCGACAATGGGAGATAAAATCGCAGCGAAACAACTCGCTAAGAAAGTGAAATGTCCTGTCATTCCTGGCTCTGAAGGCATTATTAAGGATGAAGCCGAAGGATTAAAAATTGCAGAGAAGATAGGTTTCCCAATAGTCATCAAAGCTGTTGCTGGTGGAGGTGGTCGCGGTATCCGTATCGTTAAAGAAAAAGATGAGTTTTTCAGAGCTTTTTCAGCAGCAAGAGCAGAAGCAGAGGCGGGATTCAATAATCCCGATGTCTATATTGAGAAGTTTATTGAAAACCCTAGACATCTAGAAGTCCAAATCCTCGGAGATAAACATGGGAACTATGTGCATCTAGGGGAGAGAGATTGCACAGTACAAAGACGTAGGCAAAAACTCATTGAAGAGACCCCAAGTCCCATACTTACCCCAGAACTCCGAGCAAAAGTAGGGAAAGTCGCTGTTGATTTAGCAAGAAGTGCAAACTACCACTCCGTAGGTACACTAGAATTTCTGTTAGATAAGGATAAGAAATTCTATTTCATGGAAATGAATACGCGTATCCAAGTCGAGCACACGATCACTGAAGAAGTTACGGGCATAGATCTCCTGAAAGAGCAAATTTATGTAGCTATGGGGAATAAACTGACTTGGAAACAAAAAAATATTGTTTTCAAAGGGCACGTCATACAATGCCGTATTAATGCTGAGGATCCTAGCAACAATTTCGCACCCTCTCCAGGGCGTTTAGACTACTATCTTCCACCTGCAGGCCCTTCTATACGTCTAGATGGAGCTTGCTATAGCGGCTATGCTATTCCTCCTTATTACGATTCTATGATTGCTAAAGTGATTTCTAAGGGCAAGAATCGCGAAGAAGCTATAGCAATTATGAAGCGTGCTCTGAAAGAATTTCATATTGGGGGTGTCCACTCCACAATTCCTTTCCATCAATTCATGCTGGATAACCCTAAATTCATTAACTCAGACTATGATATCAACTATGTTGATCATCTTCTTTCCCAGGGCAACTCCTTATTTTAA